A single Paenibacillus kribbensis DNA region contains:
- the ispF gene encoding 2-C-methyl-D-erythritol 2,4-cyclodiphosphate synthase has protein sequence MIRVGQGFDVHQLVEGRPCIIGGVNIPYEKGLLGHSDADVLLHAISDAILGALGLGDIGKHFPDNDPEFKDADSLKLLEHVWGLAKERGYRLGNIDSTIIAQKPKMASYIPQMNEVIARALEAEEPSQVNVKATTTEQLGFTGRGEGIAAQSVVCLIK, from the coding sequence GTGATCAGAGTAGGACAAGGATTTGACGTTCACCAGCTGGTAGAAGGAAGGCCATGCATCATCGGAGGCGTGAATATTCCGTATGAAAAAGGTTTGCTGGGTCATTCCGATGCAGATGTGCTGCTGCATGCCATTAGCGATGCCATCCTTGGCGCGCTTGGCTTGGGAGACATCGGAAAGCATTTTCCGGATAACGACCCGGAATTTAAGGATGCCGACAGCCTGAAGCTGCTGGAGCATGTCTGGGGCCTGGCTAAAGAGCGGGGGTATCGCTTGGGGAATATTGATTCTACGATTATTGCGCAAAAGCCCAAGATGGCATCGTACATCCCGCAGATGAATGAAGTCATCGCCCGCGCGCTGGAAGCAGAGGAGCCATCCCAGGTCAACGTCAAGGCGACTACGACAGAGCAGCTTGGCTTTACCGGGCGGGGCGAAGGGATCGCGGCTCAATCGGTTGTCTGTCTTATCAAATAA